Proteins from one Mugil cephalus isolate CIBA_MC_2020 chromosome 15, CIBA_Mcephalus_1.1, whole genome shotgun sequence genomic window:
- the arhgap32b gene encoding rho GTPase-activating protein 32 isoform X4 — translation MLLAYLSRLSAIADNKINCGPALTWMEVDNKGNHLLVHEESSINVPAIAAAHVIKRYIAQASDELSFEVGDIVSVIDMPPKEDTTWWRGKHGFQVGFFPSECVELINDKVPQSMTNSVPKPASPCSGLQPASWSLFPPYLEMESVIQDSAWVADPLNHYSLSSVSKKHGKLITFLRTFMKSRPTKQKLKQRGILRERVFGCDLGEHLLNSGHDVPQVLKSCTEFIEKHGVVDGIYRLSGIASNIQKLRHEFDSEQIPDLTKDVYIQDIHCVGSLCKLYFRELPNPLLTYQLYEKFSEAVSAATDEERLIKIHDVIQQLPPPHYRTLEFLMRHLSRLAAFSYITNMHSKNLAIVWAPNLLRSKQIESACFSGTAAFMEVRIQSVVVEFILNHVDVLFSSKLSSLIREGAGHNSLSRPKSLLVSSPSTKLLSLEEAQARTQAQINSPVTEDSKYIEVGEGPAALQGKFHTVIEFPTERKRPPVKSKKSPVGSWRSFFNLGKSSSMSKRKLHRNPSEPNELKAMALAGGRGDTATLRSAKSEESLSSLHNVEGESKVYRPRRPRSSSDALSASFNGELLESRQHCNSYDNLDATEDSDGDDGPICVPALISPPRSAGEDVDLSPPDIGMASLDFDPMSFQCSLPDTSYAFPLDDSPAGAEGPTLKRSPGSVCGKANGSDFISASFLGSLTSPLLSADYNRAGEKVESKKMTTSYSYTDKPTQAVSPIKCGKAASLTPFVTSELFSAETPDKNTAGQAVSQPLSPPSIPKDTPPLMGSVLLRAAEPSLSEAFQMELHSKLAAFDSADSQELKREDSVQQGPSASSQDHQGVVASDSSKDLTPRSLISTVSTSSLPPPPPPKNAARMLALALAESAQQVSSQSQPWSSEPPTPLQAQEASHFQDFPHPVTPHFQSSSEDGAGRGSPPPPNTTTTTVITASSYQATSSPAIRQQPLELTGMICKSSDGAKASTIQSGIQTEKGSTPPDTPLYKSAPLSSSTKLTSPTRKSPERQHPVTGQVPVQTSSSSTTPASTPSDGCKGTGIIPQPVLEVKSEETAPPPVHPKSSEQPLPIVQKPKRQAVSLPQHQTQTQRSQAQIHLPTQPAPETQPHPLTQPHVQSQPQSQPHPHHSKASARVAPTSAEPVEKPWEAIKPVQPCTESAKCHESHGPKPPAPPVRTMESKLATAALSQSEASYHILGEGPLPGHLEDALPHSLSPRKSSMHQPAYLYHAKGEPVLIEPPGAAYYHQRPVLVGPQSIPHHYRPDSVPPHSYVSKSEPQIPYSARVDNRYSTLGPRSYHHSIKSRGNPRSVYVTPGPGHQGYSHDRTHGYPTIRRVHSLHVPSTIRSVPIQRTEVPPDDDMFFYHRPVYQCKAYQQPPQQSSQADYHVTQLQPYFENGRVQYRYSPYSGSSPLEAPFYDIDPYGTIRVRHIHSYAGRDPGAIAGRPGGKAAGYHYLARHVLPPGKEHSFVSRDMPPSHGAKDAAAYLAWDAEESERLRMHSIRRESRARLKIKGPVLSQYDNVGLFTPADMSGYETLHLRSKSDPGKAVLVAAEGKEGHYLSRHMVSDPDVLMYMETDKHVQGSTVGDQLDGLSKQSSSKKCQSSHSIPATLSHNLSHQQESSRHEAKYETGDDKLGGDSSRSKHWQQEYPNKKNFQPRYEGPDSDHHQSKVKTSSSYHGADDQPPAPREQIARSKPERSHSVREQQHYSQSKPDLDRDYTHQKHSTKPVQSHYDNLDDYHPVPQPQAPVQKRGGSGSYPAPGFTVNNRAYSTALGQGAYIQTELAMQRPETEIRTE, via the exons GTTGACAACAAGGGAAATCATCTGCTGGTTCATGAAGAGTCATCCATCAACGTGCCAGCTATTGCTGCTGCTCATGTCATCAAGCGCTACATAGCCCAGGCCTCAGATGAGCTGTCATTTGag GTTGGCGATATTGTGTCAGTGATTGACATGCCCCCTAAAGAAGACACCACATGGTGGAGGGGCAAGCATGGCTTTCAG GTTGGCTTCTTTCCCAGCGAGTGTGTGGAGCTCATAAACGACAAAGTGCCGCAGTCCATGACCAACTCTGTGCCAAAGCCAG CCTCCCCCTGCTCTGGGCTGCAGCCTGCTTCTTGGAGCCTCTTCCCCCCCT ACTTGGAGATGGAGAGTGTAATACAGGACAGTGCATGGGTGGCCGACCCGCTAAACCACTACAGCCTAAGTTCAG TATCTAAGAAGCACGGGAAGCTGATCACCTTCTTACGCACCTTCATGAAGTCCAGGCCGACCAAGCAGAAGCTGAAGCAGAGAGGCATCCTGCGGGAGAGGGTGTTCGGCTGTGACCTGGGAGAACACCTCCTCAACTCAGGACATGATG TGCCCCAGGTCCTCAAGAGTTGCACCGAGTTCATCGAGAAGCACGGCGTGGTGGACGGCATTTACCGCCTCTCTGGAATCGCCTCAAACATCCAGAAGTTGCG GCACGAGTTCGACTCAGAGCAGATACCCGACTTGACCAAAGATGTTTACATCCAGGACATCCACTGTGTTGGCTCCCTGTGTAAGCTGTACTTCAGAGAGCTGCCCAACCCCCTCCTCACCTACCAGCTGTACGAGAAATTCTCG GAGGCTGTATCGGCAGCGACGGACGAAGAGCGACTCATCAAAATCCATGACGTCATCCAGCAGCTTCCTCCGCCGCATTACAG GACGCTGGAGTTCCTCATGAGGCACCTTTCCCGTCTGGCAGCATTCAGCTATATCACCAACATGCACAGCAAGAATCTGGCCATCGTCTGGGCGCCCAACCTGCTCAG ATCGAAACAGATTGAATCTGCGTGCTTCAGCGGCACAGCAGCCTTCATGGAAGTCCGAATCCAGTCGGTTGTGGTGGAGTTCATCCTGAACCACGTCGATGTGCTCTTCAGCTCTAAACTCAGCTCGCTAATAAGAGAAGGAGCAG GCCACAACTCTTTGTCGCGGCCCAAGTCCCTGCTGGTTTCGTCACCCTCCACAAAACTTCTGAGTCTGGAGGAGGCGCAGGCCAGGACGCAGGCTCAAATCAACTCTCCCGTCACCGAAGACAGCAAATACATCGAGGTGGGAGAGGGTCCAGCTGCCCTCCAGGGCAAGTTCCACACCGTCATTGAGTTTCCCACTGAAAG AAAGAGGCCTCCTGTTAAATCCAAGAAGTCTCCGGTGGGTAGTTGGCGTTCTTTCTTCAACTTGGGGaagtcctcctccatgtccaaGCGAAAACTGCACCGCAACCCCAGCGAGCCCAATGAGCTGAAGGCCATGGCTCTCGCCG gaggcagaggagacacAGCAACGTTAAGGTCAGCCAAAAGTGAAGAGTCACTGAGTTCCCTGCACAATGTTGAAG GGGAGTCCAAAGTATATCGTCCTCGGCGACCGCGCTCAAGCAGCGATGCTCTGTCAGCCTCCTTTAACGGTGAGCTCCTGGAAAGCCGGCAGCACTGCAACTCCTACGATAACCTCGACGCCACAGAGGACAGCGACGGAGACGACGGGCCCATCTGTGTTCCTGCCCTCATCTCACCTCCCCGCTCAGCAGGGGAAGATGTGGACCTCAGCCCTCCAGACATTGGCATGGCCTCCTTGGACTTCGACCCCATGTCTTTCCAGTGCAGTCTCCCTGATACCTCGTATGCCTTCCCCCTGGATGACTCGCCTGCCGGCGCTGAGGGCCCCACGTTAAAGAGGAGCCCCGGCAGCGTCTGCGGCAAGGCCAACGGCTCTGACTtcatctctgcctccttctTGGGCAGCCTGACCTCGCCGTTGTTGTCCGCGGACTACAACCGTGCTGGAGAGAAGGTGGAAAGCAAGAAAATGACCACTTCCTATTCTTACACTGATAAGCCCACACAGGCTGTGTCACCCATTAAATGTGGAAAGGCTGCCAGTTTGACACCTTTTGTCACTTCGGAGCTTTTCTCTGCAGAAACGCCTGACAAGAATACAGCTGGACAGGCTGTCTCGCAGCCATTATCTCCTCCCTCGATACCCAAGGACACTCCTCCCCTGATGGGCAGCGTGCTGCTGAGGGCAGCTGAGCCATCTCTTAGTGAAGCTTTTCAAATGGAACTGCACTCTAAGCTGGCAGCCTTTGACAGTGCGGACAGTCAAGAGCTGAAGAGAGAGGACAGTGTGCAGCAGGGACCATCTGCCAGCAGTCAAGACCACCAAG GAGTCGTAGCTTCGGACTCTTCAAAGGACCTCACCCCTCGTTCCCTCATCTCCACAGTGTCCacctcttcccttcctccccctccaccccctaaAAATGCTGCCCGCATGTTGGCCCTGGCCCTCGCTGAGTCTGCCCAGCAGGTCTCCAGTCAGTCCCAGCCCTGGTCCTCTGAGCCCCCCACACCTCTGCAGGCACAAGAAGCCTCTCACTTCCAGGATTTTCCGCATCCTGTGACCCCGCATTTCCAGAGTTCCTCTGAGGACGGAGCAGGGAGAGGAAGTCCCCCGCCACCAAATACCACTACTACAACCGTCATCACAGCTTCTTCTTATCAAGCTACTTCCAGTCCTGCGATCAGACAGCAGCCCCTAGAATTAACCGGCATGATCTGTAAGTCATCAGACGGTGCCAAGGCCTCGACAATTCAATCTGGgatacagacagaaaaaggcTCCACCCCACCAGACACGCCACTTTACAAGAGCGCCCCACTCTCTAGTTCAACCAAACTGACTTCTCCAACCAGGAAAAGTCCAGAGAGGCAGCACCCTGTCACGGGACAGGTTCCCGTTCAGACAAGCTCATCCAGTACCACTCCAGCCTCCACCCCAAGTGATGGCTGCAAAGGCACTGGAATCATACCACAACCTGTTCTTGAG gtCAAATCAGAAGAGACCGCACCACCCCCAGTCCATCCCAAATCATCGGAGCAGCCGCTTCCCATAGTTCAGAAGCCCAAAAGGCAGGCCGTTTCATTGCCCCAGcaccaaacacaaactcagCGGAGCCAAGCTCAGATACATCTTCCGACACAGCCTGCACCGGAGACACAGCCTCATCCACTGACTCAACCTCACGTCCAATCCCAGCCGCAGTCCCAGCCTCATCCCCACCACTCGAAGGCCAGCGCAAGAGTGGCCCCCACCTCTGCTGAGCCGGTGGAGAAGCCCTGGGAAGCCATTAAGCCGGTACAACCTTGTACTGAGTCAGCAAAGTGTCACGAATCCCATGGGCCCAAACCTCCAGCCCCTCCTGTCCGCACCATGGAAAGCAAACTGGCCACAGCTGCACTCAGCCAAAGTGAAGCCTCCTACCATATCCTGGGTGAAGGTCCTCTGCCTGGACATCTGGAGGACGCTCTCCCTCATTCTCTTTCTCCTCGGAAATCTTCCATGCACCAGCCAGCCTACTTGTATCACGCTAAAGGAGAACCTGTCTTAATTGAACCTCCGGGAGCTGCATACTACCACCAGAGACCTGTTCTTGTGGGCCCACAGTCCATTCCCCACCACTACCGGCCAGACAGCGTCCCCCCACACTCCTACGTGTCCAAGTCTGAGCCACAGATACCTTACAGTGCCCGAGTCGACAACAGGTACAGCACTTTAGGCCCCAGGTCGTACCATCACTCCATCAAGTCTAGAGGAAACCCCCGCAGTGTGTATGTAACTCCTGGGCCAGGGCATCAGGGGTATAGCCACGACAGAACCCACGGCTATCCCACCATCCGCAGAGTGCATTCCCTCCATGTCCCTTCCACTATTCGCTCTGTACCCATCCAAAGGACGGAAGTACCTCCAGACGACGACATGTTCTTCTACCACCGACCTGTGTATCAGTGCAAAGCCTACCAGCAGCCTCCGCAGCAGTCCTCACAAGCCGACTACCACGTCACCCAGCTGCAGCCTTACTTTGAGAACGGACGTGTCCAGTATCGCTACAGTCCGTACTCTGGTTCAAGCCCTTTGGAGGCACCGTTCTACGACATTGACCCTTACGGCACGATCAGAGTCCGGCACATTCACTCCTACGCCGGCCGAGATCCCGGAGCCATCGCTGGACGACCGGGGGGAAAAGCTGCGGGATACCACTACCTCGCAAGGCACGTTCTCCCACCTGGGAAGGAGCACAGCTTTGTGAGCAGGGACATGCCCCCTAGTCACGGGGCCAAGGATGCTGCTGCTTACCTCGCTTGGGATGCAGAGGAGTCAGAACGGCTCCGCATGCACTCCATCCGCAGGGAGAGCAGGGCCAGACTGAAGATTAAAGGCCCCGTCCTCTCTCAGTATGACAACGTCGGCTTGTTCACTCCAGCCGACATGTCAGGCTATGAAACTCTGCACCTGCGTAGTAAATCTGACCCTGGCAAAGCTGTGCTGGTAGCAGCCGAGGGCAAGGAGGGACATTACCTTTCCAGACACATGGTGTCAGACCCTGACGTTCTCATGTACATGGAAACTGACAAGCATGTCCAGGGCAGCACAGTGGGCGACCAATTGGATGGGCTTTCTAAGCAGAGCAGTTCCAAGAAATGCCAATCTTCTCACTCCATTCCTGCTACTCTGAGCCACAATCTCTCCCATCAGCAGGAGAGCAGCCGACATGAGGCCAAGTATGAGACGGGAGACGACAAGCTCGGTGGAGACAGCAGCAGGTCTAAACACTGGCAGCAGGAGTATCCCAACAAGAAGAATTTTCAACCGCGTTACGAGGGCCCCGATTCTGACCACCACCAGAGTAAAGTAAAGACATCAAGCAGCTACCACGGTGCTGACGACCAGCCACCCGCCCCCAGGGAACAGATCGCCCGCTCCAAACCAGAGCGATCACACAGCGTCCGAGAGCAGCAGCACTACAGCCAGAGCAAACCAGACCTAGACAGAGACTACACCCATCAGAAACACAGCACTAAACCAGTACAGTCCCACTACGATAACTTGGACGATTACCACCCAGTACCTCAGCCTCAGGCCCCTGTTCAAAAACGTGGAGGCTCCGGCTCCTACCCAGCCCCAGGATTCACAGTGAACAACAGAGCGTACTCCACAGCACTGGGCCAGGGAGCCTACATCCAGACTGAGCTGGCCATGCAGAGGCCAGAGACAGAGATACGTACAGAATGA
- the arhgap32b gene encoding rho GTPase-activating protein 32 isoform X5 gives MKSRPTKQKLKQRGILRERVFGCDLGEHLLNSGHDVPQVLKSCTEFIEKHGVVDGIYRLSGIASNIQKLRHEFDSEQIPDLTKDVYIQDIHCVGSLCKLYFRELPNPLLTYQLYEKFSEAVSAATDEERLIKIHDVIQQLPPPHYRTLEFLMRHLSRLAAFSYITNMHSKNLAIVWAPNLLRSKQIESACFSGTAAFMEVRIQSVVVEFILNHVDVLFSSKLSSLIREGAGHNSLSRPKSLLVSSPSTKLLSLEEAQARTQAQINSPVTEDSKYIEVGEGPAALQGKFHTVIEFPTERKRPPVKSKKSPVGSWRSFFNLGKSSSMSKRKLHRNPSEPNELKAMALAGGRGDTATLRSAKSEESLSSLHNVEGESKVYRPRRPRSSSDALSASFNGELLESRQHCNSYDNLDATEDSDGDDGPICVPALISPPRSAGEDVDLSPPDIGMASLDFDPMSFQCSLPDTSYAFPLDDSPAGAEGPTLKRSPGSVCGKANGSDFISASFLGSLTSPLLSADYNRAGEKVESKKMTTSYSYTDKPTQAVSPIKCGKAASLTPFVTSELFSAETPDKNTAGQAVSQPLSPPSIPKDTPPLMGSVLLRAAEPSLSEAFQMELHSKLAAFDSADSQELKREDSVQQGPSASSQDHQGVVASDSSKDLTPRSLISTVSTSSLPPPPPPKNAARMLALALAESAQQVSSQSQPWSSEPPTPLQAQEASHFQDFPHPVTPHFQSSSEDGAGRGSPPPPNTTTTTVITASSYQATSSPAIRQQPLELTGMICKSSDGAKASTIQSGIQTEKGSTPPDTPLYKSAPLSSSTKLTSPTRKSPERQHPVTGQVPVQTSSSSTTPASTPSDGCKGTGIIPQPVLEVKSEETAPPPVHPKSSEQPLPIVQKPKRQAVSLPQHQTQTQRSQAQIHLPTQPAPETQPHPLTQPHVQSQPQSQPHPHHSKASARVAPTSAEPVEKPWEAIKPVQPCTESAKCHESHGPKPPAPPVRTMESKLATAALSQSEASYHILGEGPLPGHLEDALPHSLSPRKSSMHQPAYLYHAKGEPVLIEPPGAAYYHQRPVLVGPQSIPHHYRPDSVPPHSYVSKSEPQIPYSARVDNRYSTLGPRSYHHSIKSRGNPRSVYVTPGPGHQGYSHDRTHGYPTIRRVHSLHVPSTIRSVPIQRTEVPPDDDMFFYHRPVYQCKAYQQPPQQSSQADYHVTQLQPYFENGRVQYRYSPYSGSSPLEAPFYDIDPYGTIRVRHIHSYAGRDPGAIAGRPGGKAAGYHYLARHVLPPGKEHSFVSRDMPPSHGAKDAAAYLAWDAEESERLRMHSIRRESRARLKIKGPVLSQYDNVGLFTPADMSGYETLHLRSKSDPGKAVLVAAEGKEGHYLSRHMVSDPDVLMYMETDKHVQGSTVGDQLDGLSKQSSSKKCQSSHSIPATLSHNLSHQQESSRHEAKYETGDDKLGGDSSRSKHWQQEYPNKKNFQPRYEGPDSDHHQSKVKTSSSYHGADDQPPAPREQIARSKPERSHSVREQQHYSQSKPDLDRDYTHQKHSTKPVQSHYDNLDDYHPVPQPQAPVQKRGGSGSYPAPGFTVNNRAYSTALGQGAYIQTELAMQRPETEIRTE, from the exons ATGAAGTCCAGGCCGACCAAGCAGAAGCTGAAGCAGAGAGGCATCCTGCGGGAGAGGGTGTTCGGCTGTGACCTGGGAGAACACCTCCTCAACTCAGGACATGATG TGCCCCAGGTCCTCAAGAGTTGCACCGAGTTCATCGAGAAGCACGGCGTGGTGGACGGCATTTACCGCCTCTCTGGAATCGCCTCAAACATCCAGAAGTTGCG GCACGAGTTCGACTCAGAGCAGATACCCGACTTGACCAAAGATGTTTACATCCAGGACATCCACTGTGTTGGCTCCCTGTGTAAGCTGTACTTCAGAGAGCTGCCCAACCCCCTCCTCACCTACCAGCTGTACGAGAAATTCTCG GAGGCTGTATCGGCAGCGACGGACGAAGAGCGACTCATCAAAATCCATGACGTCATCCAGCAGCTTCCTCCGCCGCATTACAG GACGCTGGAGTTCCTCATGAGGCACCTTTCCCGTCTGGCAGCATTCAGCTATATCACCAACATGCACAGCAAGAATCTGGCCATCGTCTGGGCGCCCAACCTGCTCAG ATCGAAACAGATTGAATCTGCGTGCTTCAGCGGCACAGCAGCCTTCATGGAAGTCCGAATCCAGTCGGTTGTGGTGGAGTTCATCCTGAACCACGTCGATGTGCTCTTCAGCTCTAAACTCAGCTCGCTAATAAGAGAAGGAGCAG GCCACAACTCTTTGTCGCGGCCCAAGTCCCTGCTGGTTTCGTCACCCTCCACAAAACTTCTGAGTCTGGAGGAGGCGCAGGCCAGGACGCAGGCTCAAATCAACTCTCCCGTCACCGAAGACAGCAAATACATCGAGGTGGGAGAGGGTCCAGCTGCCCTCCAGGGCAAGTTCCACACCGTCATTGAGTTTCCCACTGAAAG AAAGAGGCCTCCTGTTAAATCCAAGAAGTCTCCGGTGGGTAGTTGGCGTTCTTTCTTCAACTTGGGGaagtcctcctccatgtccaaGCGAAAACTGCACCGCAACCCCAGCGAGCCCAATGAGCTGAAGGCCATGGCTCTCGCCG gaggcagaggagacacAGCAACGTTAAGGTCAGCCAAAAGTGAAGAGTCACTGAGTTCCCTGCACAATGTTGAAG GGGAGTCCAAAGTATATCGTCCTCGGCGACCGCGCTCAAGCAGCGATGCTCTGTCAGCCTCCTTTAACGGTGAGCTCCTGGAAAGCCGGCAGCACTGCAACTCCTACGATAACCTCGACGCCACAGAGGACAGCGACGGAGACGACGGGCCCATCTGTGTTCCTGCCCTCATCTCACCTCCCCGCTCAGCAGGGGAAGATGTGGACCTCAGCCCTCCAGACATTGGCATGGCCTCCTTGGACTTCGACCCCATGTCTTTCCAGTGCAGTCTCCCTGATACCTCGTATGCCTTCCCCCTGGATGACTCGCCTGCCGGCGCTGAGGGCCCCACGTTAAAGAGGAGCCCCGGCAGCGTCTGCGGCAAGGCCAACGGCTCTGACTtcatctctgcctccttctTGGGCAGCCTGACCTCGCCGTTGTTGTCCGCGGACTACAACCGTGCTGGAGAGAAGGTGGAAAGCAAGAAAATGACCACTTCCTATTCTTACACTGATAAGCCCACACAGGCTGTGTCACCCATTAAATGTGGAAAGGCTGCCAGTTTGACACCTTTTGTCACTTCGGAGCTTTTCTCTGCAGAAACGCCTGACAAGAATACAGCTGGACAGGCTGTCTCGCAGCCATTATCTCCTCCCTCGATACCCAAGGACACTCCTCCCCTGATGGGCAGCGTGCTGCTGAGGGCAGCTGAGCCATCTCTTAGTGAAGCTTTTCAAATGGAACTGCACTCTAAGCTGGCAGCCTTTGACAGTGCGGACAGTCAAGAGCTGAAGAGAGAGGACAGTGTGCAGCAGGGACCATCTGCCAGCAGTCAAGACCACCAAG GAGTCGTAGCTTCGGACTCTTCAAAGGACCTCACCCCTCGTTCCCTCATCTCCACAGTGTCCacctcttcccttcctccccctccaccccctaaAAATGCTGCCCGCATGTTGGCCCTGGCCCTCGCTGAGTCTGCCCAGCAGGTCTCCAGTCAGTCCCAGCCCTGGTCCTCTGAGCCCCCCACACCTCTGCAGGCACAAGAAGCCTCTCACTTCCAGGATTTTCCGCATCCTGTGACCCCGCATTTCCAGAGTTCCTCTGAGGACGGAGCAGGGAGAGGAAGTCCCCCGCCACCAAATACCACTACTACAACCGTCATCACAGCTTCTTCTTATCAAGCTACTTCCAGTCCTGCGATCAGACAGCAGCCCCTAGAATTAACCGGCATGATCTGTAAGTCATCAGACGGTGCCAAGGCCTCGACAATTCAATCTGGgatacagacagaaaaaggcTCCACCCCACCAGACACGCCACTTTACAAGAGCGCCCCACTCTCTAGTTCAACCAAACTGACTTCTCCAACCAGGAAAAGTCCAGAGAGGCAGCACCCTGTCACGGGACAGGTTCCCGTTCAGACAAGCTCATCCAGTACCACTCCAGCCTCCACCCCAAGTGATGGCTGCAAAGGCACTGGAATCATACCACAACCTGTTCTTGAG gtCAAATCAGAAGAGACCGCACCACCCCCAGTCCATCCCAAATCATCGGAGCAGCCGCTTCCCATAGTTCAGAAGCCCAAAAGGCAGGCCGTTTCATTGCCCCAGcaccaaacacaaactcagCGGAGCCAAGCTCAGATACATCTTCCGACACAGCCTGCACCGGAGACACAGCCTCATCCACTGACTCAACCTCACGTCCAATCCCAGCCGCAGTCCCAGCCTCATCCCCACCACTCGAAGGCCAGCGCAAGAGTGGCCCCCACCTCTGCTGAGCCGGTGGAGAAGCCCTGGGAAGCCATTAAGCCGGTACAACCTTGTACTGAGTCAGCAAAGTGTCACGAATCCCATGGGCCCAAACCTCCAGCCCCTCCTGTCCGCACCATGGAAAGCAAACTGGCCACAGCTGCACTCAGCCAAAGTGAAGCCTCCTACCATATCCTGGGTGAAGGTCCTCTGCCTGGACATCTGGAGGACGCTCTCCCTCATTCTCTTTCTCCTCGGAAATCTTCCATGCACCAGCCAGCCTACTTGTATCACGCTAAAGGAGAACCTGTCTTAATTGAACCTCCGGGAGCTGCATACTACCACCAGAGACCTGTTCTTGTGGGCCCACAGTCCATTCCCCACCACTACCGGCCAGACAGCGTCCCCCCACACTCCTACGTGTCCAAGTCTGAGCCACAGATACCTTACAGTGCCCGAGTCGACAACAGGTACAGCACTTTAGGCCCCAGGTCGTACCATCACTCCATCAAGTCTAGAGGAAACCCCCGCAGTGTGTATGTAACTCCTGGGCCAGGGCATCAGGGGTATAGCCACGACAGAACCCACGGCTATCCCACCATCCGCAGAGTGCATTCCCTCCATGTCCCTTCCACTATTCGCTCTGTACCCATCCAAAGGACGGAAGTACCTCCAGACGACGACATGTTCTTCTACCACCGACCTGTGTATCAGTGCAAAGCCTACCAGCAGCCTCCGCAGCAGTCCTCACAAGCCGACTACCACGTCACCCAGCTGCAGCCTTACTTTGAGAACGGACGTGTCCAGTATCGCTACAGTCCGTACTCTGGTTCAAGCCCTTTGGAGGCACCGTTCTACGACATTGACCCTTACGGCACGATCAGAGTCCGGCACATTCACTCCTACGCCGGCCGAGATCCCGGAGCCATCGCTGGACGACCGGGGGGAAAAGCTGCGGGATACCACTACCTCGCAAGGCACGTTCTCCCACCTGGGAAGGAGCACAGCTTTGTGAGCAGGGACATGCCCCCTAGTCACGGGGCCAAGGATGCTGCTGCTTACCTCGCTTGGGATGCAGAGGAGTCAGAACGGCTCCGCATGCACTCCATCCGCAGGGAGAGCAGGGCCAGACTGAAGATTAAAGGCCCCGTCCTCTCTCAGTATGACAACGTCGGCTTGTTCACTCCAGCCGACATGTCAGGCTATGAAACTCTGCACCTGCGTAGTAAATCTGACCCTGGCAAAGCTGTGCTGGTAGCAGCCGAGGGCAAGGAGGGACATTACCTTTCCAGACACATGGTGTCAGACCCTGACGTTCTCATGTACATGGAAACTGACAAGCATGTCCAGGGCAGCACAGTGGGCGACCAATTGGATGGGCTTTCTAAGCAGAGCAGTTCCAAGAAATGCCAATCTTCTCACTCCATTCCTGCTACTCTGAGCCACAATCTCTCCCATCAGCAGGAGAGCAGCCGACATGAGGCCAAGTATGAGACGGGAGACGACAAGCTCGGTGGAGACAGCAGCAGGTCTAAACACTGGCAGCAGGAGTATCCCAACAAGAAGAATTTTCAACCGCGTTACGAGGGCCCCGATTCTGACCACCACCAGAGTAAAGTAAAGACATCAAGCAGCTACCACGGTGCTGACGACCAGCCACCCGCCCCCAGGGAACAGATCGCCCGCTCCAAACCAGAGCGATCACACAGCGTCCGAGAGCAGCAGCACTACAGCCAGAGCAAACCAGACCTAGACAGAGACTACACCCATCAGAAACACAGCACTAAACCAGTACAGTCCCACTACGATAACTTGGACGATTACCACCCAGTACCTCAGCCTCAGGCCCCTGTTCAAAAACGTGGAGGCTCCGGCTCCTACCCAGCCCCAGGATTCACAGTGAACAACAGAGCGTACTCCACAGCACTGGGCCAGGGAGCCTACATCCAGACTGAGCTGGCCATGCAGAGGCCAGAGACAGAGATACGTACAGAATGA